Below is a window of Elusimicrobiota bacterium DNA.
CGCAGCGGTCCACGTATTTGTTGAAGTAAGTAAATCCTGGGAAGAAAATGTGGAGGTGGATGTCATAAATGTCCCGTCGGCAAAATTAACTTTGGAAAGATTTATGTTGTTAACATTAACTATATTATTTGAGTTTAGATTCAAATCCGCTGTTGCGGTATGATTTCCAAGGTTATCTCCGGGAAGGCTACCGATTGAAGCCCAGCTTGCATCGCCCGAAGCATTGGTTTTCAAGAAATAACCGTCTGTTGCGCCGGTAGCCATTCTGAAATTTGTGGTTACAATATTATTTGAAGTTATGGTTTCTGAAGCGGTTATCGTAGAAACATTAATTAAGGAAGAAAATAAATTATTAACGTTTGATATATTAAATCCTGAAAGGCTTAAATTTGTTGTTGCCGTATGGTTTCCAAGATCATCGCCGGGCAGGGTCCCCAAAGATTTCCAGCTGGCGTTTCCGGAAGCATCGGTCCCCAAAAAATAACCGTTTACAGCGCCTGCGGGCATTGTAAAACTTGAAACAGCGACTTTCTGAGCGGAAATGTTTCCCGCGCTGACAATATCATACCCGGACATAGTTAAAGTCATTGTGGCGATATGGTTGCCGAGATTATCCGCGGTTCCCGCACTATTAAGTTTTGCCCTCACGGCTGCTGTTAATTTTGGTTCTGAGATAACATCATCATCAACGTTTCCGGCATGCATTGAATAAATATTAGACAGGGTTTCTTCTCTTGGAAGAAGAACCTGTCCTTCAACGGTTATCTCAAGCCAGTATCCGCCTGCCGGGCGGTTATTCCAGTCAAGAGACGGATTTAGCTGATACGTAAAAAATCCTTTGCTTACAATTACAGAAACATTTCCACTGTCCCAATACTGAACAGACCCGTCCGAGCTTGTAAATCTGAACCTCATAGTTTTTATGCCGTCAATGGCCTGTCCGTTTTGTTTTAGGCTTCCAACATACCTGAAAACATTAGGGACAGCCGAATAAGCAAGCTGGCTTAAAGTAAACATTAAAAATAATAAAAACATTAATTTACGCATAAAAATTCCCTTTTATCTTAATACCGCGAACTTACCAATCTTTTTGTGGCCGTTATTGTTCATTATGAGATAAATGAAAACGCCGGATGCCAAACTTTCACCTGAGTTATTTACAACGTTCCAGGCAAGTTCTCCTCTAGGAGTATTGGCTTCGGTTTCATATACCATTTCGCCGGCAATGTTGAAAACTTTAAGTTTTGTATAATCGGTAAGGCGAGAAAAAGTTATAATCCTGTGGCCTAATCCTGAATTTGGTTTAAAAGGATTGGGATAACAGTGGGCTTTATCCAGATTGGTTTCAAGTTTGCTTAAGGCAGTGTCATCAGCACCTACGCTTATGTCATAATCCCCGCCGGACATTGAAGTTC
It encodes the following:
- a CDS encoding T9SS type A sorting domain-containing protein, translated to MLRKKQITKKESIVSRCFQGILNATSQYGKKRRLIVFFFLFFLAGTAFALIISQDFLINYSKLVGSAYNKFTNNDGSLVLQGFGVESLGGTSMSGGDYDISVGADDTALSKLETNLDKAHCYPNPFKPNSGLGHRIITFSRLTDYTKLKVFNIAGEMVYETEANTPRGELAWNVVNNSGESLASGVFIYLIMNNNGHKKIGKFAVLR